From one Brachypodium distachyon strain Bd21 chromosome 4, Brachypodium_distachyon_v3.0, whole genome shotgun sequence genomic stretch:
- the LOC100843492 gene encoding uncharacterized protein LOC100843492 isoform X1, translated as MQERVCRALSRLKLLLFPVVLPARLLALRHRFCFRSPSPPVCFRRPPPPIRLRRKPDPGAPSSRGGSFRQFHVPPLPLTTVVVWHNSGVALGALRVATGDLRDVALGYDTISRYVVRVNWFALLGVLLCSRFEKAKPKAQIA; from the exons ATGCAGGAACGCGTGTGTCGTGCGCTGTCCCGTTTAAAGCTCCTTTTATTCCCCGTGGTTCTTCCTGCTCGCTTGCTCGCTTTGCGTCACCGTTTTTGCTTCCGTTCGCCTTCGCCGCCCGTTTGcttccgccggccgccgccgcccattcGCCTCCGccggaagccggaccccggCGCCCCTTCGTCTCGCGGTGGCAGTTTTCGGCAGTTCCACGTCCCTCCCCTGCCGCTCACCACCGTCGTGGTATGGCACAACTCCGGCGTGGCGCTGGGCGCGCTGCGTGTGGCTACAG GGGATCTGCGTGATGTTGCCCTTGGCTATGACACCATTTCTCGGTATGTTGTAAGAGT GAACTGGTTTGCTCTACTTGGAGTTCTCCTGTGCTCAAGATTTGAGAAAGCAAAACCAAAGGCGCAGATTGCATAA
- the LOC100843492 gene encoding uncharacterized protein LOC100843492 isoform X2: MQERVCRALSRLKLLLFPVVLPARLLALRHRFCFRSPSPPVCFRRPPPPIRLRRKPDPGAPSSRGGSFRQFHVPPLPLTTVVVWHNSGVALGALRVATGDLRDVALGYDTISRNWFALLGVLLCSRFEKAKPKAQIA; the protein is encoded by the exons ATGCAGGAACGCGTGTGTCGTGCGCTGTCCCGTTTAAAGCTCCTTTTATTCCCCGTGGTTCTTCCTGCTCGCTTGCTCGCTTTGCGTCACCGTTTTTGCTTCCGTTCGCCTTCGCCGCCCGTTTGcttccgccggccgccgccgcccattcGCCTCCGccggaagccggaccccggCGCCCCTTCGTCTCGCGGTGGCAGTTTTCGGCAGTTCCACGTCCCTCCCCTGCCGCTCACCACCGTCGTGGTATGGCACAACTCCGGCGTGGCGCTGGGCGCGCTGCGTGTGGCTACAG GGGATCTGCGTGATGTTGCCCTTGGCTATGACACCATTTCTCG GAACTGGTTTGCTCTACTTGGAGTTCTCCTGTGCTCAAGATTTGAGAAAGCAAAACCAAAGGCGCAGATTGCATAA